The Nitrospinaceae bacterium genome window below encodes:
- the xseA gene encoding exodeoxyribonuclease 7 large subunit gives MDPSLNFSEVEEDQPRVYSVSELTRTIRGLLETEFDTIWVEGEISNLRVAASKHAYFVLKDEKSQIRCVLFKGFRAGLKYQPEEGDHVHLFGRVTVYDARGEYQIVVEMLEPVGLGALQKAFEQLKEKLSKEGLFDEARKKPIPEFPWKVGVVTSPTGAAVRDILNVIRRRNPKVSVLINPVKVQGEGSAQEIADAINEMNRVGDVDVLIVGRGGGSIEDLWAFNEEVVARAISASEIPVVSAVGHEIDFTIADFVADLRAPTPSAAAELTVPVLDDVLEQLVYLTRQLMVSAKRPIEDHRVHLKRLTDRRFFRDPLHIFAPLAQRLDDLNLRLVRGLNQGVVLQKHWLESRVERLFQTSPKKAIERYEERLRELSLRLLRGLGQGVVLHHQRLQGRVERLIQASPKKAVQRLEERRFSLNHRLTEKTRSLVQLEKNRFNGVVKNLQSLSPLTILDRGYSITTREGKAVKSNQDVKPGDSVQVRLSKGRLDCTVDETSEKVNK, from the coding sequence TTGGACCCTTCGTTAAATTTCAGTGAGGTTGAGGAAGACCAGCCACGGGTTTACTCTGTCTCGGAGCTGACCCGCACCATCCGGGGCCTCCTCGAAACGGAATTCGATACCATCTGGGTGGAGGGGGAAATTTCCAACCTCCGGGTAGCGGCCTCGAAACACGCCTATTTCGTTCTCAAGGATGAAAAATCTCAGATTCGCTGTGTCCTGTTCAAAGGGTTCAGAGCCGGGCTCAAGTATCAGCCGGAGGAAGGCGATCACGTTCATTTGTTCGGCCGGGTGACGGTGTACGACGCCCGGGGAGAATATCAGATCGTAGTGGAGATGCTGGAACCGGTTGGGCTCGGGGCTCTGCAAAAAGCTTTTGAACAATTGAAGGAAAAACTGTCGAAGGAAGGTTTGTTCGATGAAGCGCGCAAAAAACCGATTCCAGAGTTTCCCTGGAAGGTGGGGGTGGTCACGTCTCCCACGGGTGCTGCGGTGCGCGATATTTTGAATGTCATTCGCCGGAGGAACCCAAAAGTTTCCGTATTGATAAACCCAGTGAAAGTCCAGGGGGAAGGATCGGCGCAGGAAATCGCTGACGCTATAAATGAGATGAACCGGGTAGGGGATGTCGATGTGTTGATCGTCGGGCGCGGCGGCGGGTCGATCGAAGATTTGTGGGCGTTTAACGAAGAAGTGGTGGCACGCGCGATTTCGGCGTCTGAAATTCCCGTGGTCTCGGCCGTCGGGCACGAGATCGATTTCACCATCGCAGATTTTGTGGCGGATCTGCGTGCGCCGACGCCTTCTGCCGCAGCGGAGCTCACGGTTCCGGTATTGGACGATGTTCTCGAGCAATTGGTCTATCTGACCCGGCAGTTAATGGTTTCGGCGAAACGGCCCATCGAAGATCACCGGGTGCATTTAAAAAGACTCACCGACCGGCGGTTTTTCCGCGATCCCCTGCACATTTTTGCGCCGTTGGCTCAACGATTGGACGATTTAAACTTGCGTCTTGTCCGCGGCTTGAACCAGGGGGTGGTTCTGCAAAAACACTGGTTGGAAAGCCGGGTCGAACGGCTGTTTCAGACATCGCCCAAAAAGGCGATAGAGCGTTATGAGGAGCGGTTGCGCGAACTGAGCCTCCGGCTGCTGCGTGGATTGGGCCAGGGGGTGGTTCTTCACCATCAGCGTCTGCAGGGTCGGGTTGAGCGACTGATACAGGCGTCCCCCAAAAAAGCAGTCCAGCGTCTTGAGGAAAGGCGATTTTCTCTCAACCATCGTCTGACTGAAAAAACCCGGTCTCTGGTGCAACTTGAGAAGAACCGTTTCAATGGGGTCGTAAAAAATCTGCAGTCGCTCAGTCCGTTGACCATCCTCGACCGGGGTTACAGCATCACCACACGGGAGGGAAAAGCCGTAAAATCCAACC